The following are encoded in a window of Salinigranum halophilum genomic DNA:
- a CDS encoding halocyanin domain-containing protein, whose amino-acid sequence MSERTTSVTRRRALRVGALACVVGVAGCSSGGDESGGGSDGEREASSDDDGSGGSADYADWLADAPNYDGSAVDRTGQGSVTVTVGAGNGLLFDPVAVEVSPGTTVVWEWTGRGGQHNVVEADGAFESELASAQGTTYERTFDEPGAVRYYCLPHQAVGMKGVVDVVED is encoded by the coding sequence ATGTCCGAACGAACGACGTCGGTGACTCGCCGACGGGCTCTCCGTGTCGGCGCACTGGCGTGTGTAGTGGGTGTCGCTGGCTGTTCCTCCGGCGGCGACGAGAGCGGCGGCGGGAGCGACGGCGAGCGCGAGGCGAGCAGCGATGACGACGGGAGCGGCGGCTCGGCCGACTACGCCGACTGGCTCGCGGACGCTCCCAACTACGACGGCTCGGCCGTCGACCGAACCGGCCAGGGCTCGGTGACGGTCACCGTCGGCGCGGGGAACGGGCTGCTCTTCGACCCGGTCGCCGTCGAGGTGTCGCCCGGAACCACCGTCGTCTGGGAGTGGACCGGCCGCGGCGGGCAGCACAACGTCGTCGAGGCGGACGGGGCGTTCGAGTCCGAACTCGCCTCCGCGCAGGGGACCACCTACGAGCGGACGTTCGACGAGCCGGGTGCCGTGCGGTACTACTGCCTCCCTCACCAGGCGGTCGGGATGAAGGGCGTCGTTGACGTCGTCGAGGACTGA
- a CDS encoding DUF7120 family protein, with protein sequence MPNVEITVPEHLEMQIAQMVEQGEFVTREEAIEELLSTGLRAYKTSGPLEDDQEFQDDGMMGHEDEYVF encoded by the coding sequence ATGCCGAACGTAGAGATAACCGTCCCCGAACACCTGGAGATGCAGATCGCACAGATGGTCGAACAGGGGGAGTTCGTCACCCGCGAGGAGGCCATCGAGGAACTGCTCTCGACGGGACTGCGCGCGTACAAGACGAGCGGCCCGCTCGAAGACGACCAGGAGTTCCAGGACGACGGGATGATGGGGCACGAAGACGAGTACGTCTTCTGA
- a CDS encoding isochorismate synthase, whose protein sequence is MEPLQTGEVEHLVSRTVQIRDPPFRAVLETATRPRTVWSAPGDATIVGSGAAATITANGADRFVRVREAAEALFETGDVHAGTEAARPRLFGGFAFHDDGAERSPWEAFPDARFVFPRVQVTYADNGTWLTVNAVGPDATVEAVEARLGAERERLEDLADEPMSPRPGIRGRTRTTALEDWRDGVEAAVARIRAGDLRKVVLAQALAVDLDAPLSLSDTLVRLGEKYPDCHRFLVEPAEGDASFFGATPERLVSVRGRTVETGALAGTTGRGETPTEDEWLARELMQSEKNVHEHDLVAETIRDQLAPFAASVAMGERQVRRLATVQHLWTPITAELGRNYHVLDLVEALHPTPAVGGLPPEAALATIRETEPFDRGWYAAPVGWIDAAGYGSFAVALRSAVASQQKVTAFAGVGIVADSDPDREWDEVQLKYRPILDELETDG, encoded by the coding sequence ATGGAACCGTTACAGACTGGCGAGGTCGAACACCTCGTCAGCCGGACGGTGCAGATCCGTGACCCACCGTTCCGAGCCGTCCTCGAAACCGCGACGCGTCCGCGAACGGTCTGGAGCGCCCCGGGCGACGCGACCATCGTCGGCAGCGGCGCCGCGGCGACCATCACCGCGAACGGGGCCGACCGCTTCGTCCGGGTGCGCGAGGCGGCCGAGGCGCTGTTCGAGACGGGTGACGTCCACGCCGGCACCGAAGCGGCCCGCCCCCGACTGTTCGGCGGGTTCGCGTTCCACGACGACGGTGCCGAACGGAGCCCCTGGGAGGCGTTCCCCGACGCCCGATTCGTCTTCCCCAGAGTCCAGGTGACCTACGCCGACAACGGCACGTGGCTCACGGTCAACGCCGTCGGCCCCGACGCGACGGTCGAGGCCGTCGAGGCGCGCCTCGGCGCCGAGCGCGAGCGCCTCGAAGACCTCGCCGACGAACCGATGTCCCCCCGACCGGGCATCCGCGGGCGAACCCGGACGACGGCGCTCGAAGACTGGCGTGACGGGGTCGAGGCGGCCGTCGCACGCATCCGCGCGGGCGACCTCCGAAAAGTCGTGCTCGCACAGGCCCTGGCGGTCGACCTCGACGCGCCGCTGTCGCTCTCCGACACGCTCGTCCGCCTGGGAGAGAAGTACCCCGACTGCCACCGGTTCCTCGTCGAGCCCGCGGAGGGGGACGCGAGTTTCTTCGGCGCGACGCCCGAGCGGCTCGTCTCCGTCCGCGGGCGGACGGTCGAGACCGGCGCGCTCGCGGGGACGACCGGCCGCGGCGAGACGCCCACCGAGGACGAGTGGCTCGCCCGCGAACTCATGCAGTCCGAGAAGAACGTCCACGAACACGACCTGGTCGCCGAGACCATCCGCGACCAACTCGCCCCCTTCGCGGCGTCCGTCGCGATGGGCGAGCGTCAGGTCCGCCGACTTGCGACGGTCCAGCACCTCTGGACGCCCATCACGGCCGAACTCGGCCGGAACTATCACGTGCTCGACCTCGTCGAGGCGCTCCACCCCACCCCGGCGGTCGGTGGACTCCCGCCCGAGGCCGCGCTGGCGACGATTCGCGAGACCGAGCCGTTCGACCGTGGCTGGTACGCCGCTCCCGTCGGGTGGATCGACGCCGCCGGCTACGGCTCGTTCGCCGTCGCGCTCCGGTCGGCCGTGGCCTCACAGCAGAAGGTGACGGCGTTCGCCGGCGTCGGCATCGTCGCCGACTCGGACCCCGACCGCGAGTGGGACGAGGTGCAGTTGAAGTACCGACCGATCCTCGACGAACTCGAGACGGACGGGTGA
- a CDS encoding ThuA domain-containing protein has protein sequence MTHETRVTVWNEYRHERDADAVRAVYPDGIHTAIADGLAERGFETRTATLDEPDHGLTPDVLESTDVLTWWGHRAHDEVRDDVVERVCERVRDGMGLLVLHSGHYSKPFKRLMGTSCALKWREAGERERLWTIEPGHPIAAGLDESFVVPRAEMYGERFDVPAPDELVFTSWFEGGEVFRSGCCYTRGSGRVFYFRPGHETYPIYYQDEIRRVLANAVAWAAPTDGPTPRFEQSEPAEDVTLD, from the coding sequence ATGACACACGAGACACGGGTCACCGTCTGGAACGAGTACCGACACGAACGTGACGCCGACGCGGTGCGCGCGGTGTACCCCGACGGCATCCACACCGCCATCGCCGACGGCCTCGCCGAGCGCGGGTTCGAGACGCGAACGGCGACACTCGACGAACCCGACCACGGCCTCACTCCCGACGTCCTCGAATCGACCGACGTCCTCACGTGGTGGGGACACCGCGCGCACGACGAGGTGCGCGACGACGTCGTCGAACGCGTCTGCGAGCGAGTCCGAGACGGGATGGGCCTGCTCGTCCTCCACTCGGGTCACTACTCGAAGCCGTTCAAACGGCTGATGGGGACCTCCTGCGCGTTGAAGTGGCGCGAAGCAGGCGAGCGCGAGCGGCTCTGGACCATCGAACCGGGCCACCCCATCGCCGCCGGCCTCGACGAGTCGTTCGTCGTCCCTCGCGCGGAGATGTACGGCGAGCGGTTCGACGTGCCCGCGCCCGACGAACTCGTCTTCACCTCCTGGTTCGAAGGCGGCGAGGTGTTCCGAAGCGGCTGCTGTTACACCCGCGGGAGCGGGCGCGTCTTCTACTTCCGTCCCGGCCACGAGACGTATCCCATCTACTACCAAGACGAGATCCGTCGGGTGTTAGCCAACGCGGTCGCCTGGGCCGCCCCGACCGACGGGCCGACGCCACGGTTCGAGCAGTCGGAACCCGCCGAGGACGTCACGCTCGACTGA
- the menC gene encoding o-succinylbenzoate synthase codes for MSVDVTRFALPLERPLSTARGDISVRRGFVVRGTVGDVQGVGEATPLPGWTESYDDCRRALELVDDLGAALSANVLDDAPAARHAVSLALFDARARGEGVSLARFLVGDGGDVAETVAVNATVGDEGPTETADAVTTAVASGYDCVKLKVGVGLVERDVERVVAAREAAAEVALRVDANGAWTTDEATRFVERVAERGVDLEYVEQPLDAADVAGHASFRERCPFRVAVDETLATSTVDEILARAAADVLVLKPMALGGVDQALAVAEQAREAGLGSVVTTTIDAVVARTGALHVAAALGDPPACGLATGDFLSRDLAADPAPVVDGGMTVPAGPGLAGEAFSGLDADG; via the coding sequence ATGTCCGTCGACGTCACTCGGTTCGCCCTCCCGCTCGAGCGGCCACTGTCGACGGCGCGTGGCGACATCAGCGTTCGAAGGGGCTTCGTCGTTCGCGGGACCGTCGGCGACGTTCAGGGGGTCGGCGAGGCCACGCCCCTGCCGGGCTGGACCGAGTCGTACGACGACTGCCGCCGCGCGCTCGAACTCGTCGACGACCTCGGCGCGGCGCTCTCGGCGAACGTTCTCGACGACGCGCCGGCGGCCCGCCACGCCGTCTCGCTCGCGCTGTTCGACGCGCGCGCGCGAGGTGAGGGTGTGTCGCTCGCACGCTTTCTCGTTGGCGATGGGGGGGACGTCGCCGAGACGGTCGCGGTCAACGCGACCGTCGGAGACGAGGGGCCGACCGAGACGGCCGACGCCGTCACGACCGCCGTGGCGTCGGGCTACGACTGCGTGAAGCTGAAGGTCGGAGTCGGCCTCGTCGAGCGGGACGTCGAGCGCGTCGTCGCCGCACGGGAGGCCGCCGCCGAGGTGGCCCTGCGCGTCGACGCCAACGGGGCGTGGACGACAGACGAGGCGACGCGGTTCGTCGAGCGTGTCGCCGAGCGTGGGGTCGACCTCGAGTACGTCGAACAGCCGCTCGACGCCGCAGACGTCGCGGGCCACGCGTCGTTCCGTGAGCGATGTCCGTTCCGCGTCGCCGTCGACGAGACGCTCGCCACCAGCACCGTCGACGAGATACTCGCCCGAGCGGCGGCGGACGTACTCGTGCTGAAGCCGATGGCGCTCGGCGGGGTCGACCAAGCCCTCGCGGTCGCCGAGCAGGCGCGCGAGGCGGGCCTCGGCAGCGTCGTGACCACGACCATCGACGCCGTCGTCGCCCGGACGGGCGCGCTCCACGTCGCCGCCGCGCTCGGCGACCCGCCGGCGTGCGGTCTCGCGACTGGCGACTTCCTCTCCCGCGACCTCGCGGCCGACCCCGCGCCGGTCGTCGACGGCGGGATGACGGTCCCCGCGGGTCCTGGCCTGGCCGGCGAGGCGTTCTCTGGTCTCGACGCCGACGGCTGA
- a CDS encoding 1,4-dihydroxy-2-naphthoate polyprenyltransferase translates to MSATSTDVSRTKAWVMAARPQTLPAAIAPVVVGTGLAVHDGVFAALPALFALLGAALIQVGTNFANDYYDAVQGADTEAREGFTRVTASGLISAPEVKRAMYLTFLVAVVVGTYLVSVGGVPILVVGLLSVLSGIAYTGGPYPLGYHGLGDVFVFVFFGLVAVVGTYYVQAAAVLAGAFPLWLPPDTVTTAAVVASLPIAAISTNILVVNNLRDRREDARTGKRTLVVRFGARFGRAEYVALFALAYAVPLYLFTTPAFGLPVLLPLLSLPLAALVTRTVLTEESGAALNPALEQNGKTLALYAALAAVGFAL, encoded by the coding sequence ATGAGCGCGACTTCGACAGACGTCTCCCGGACGAAGGCGTGGGTGATGGCCGCCCGCCCGCAGACACTGCCCGCGGCCATCGCCCCCGTCGTCGTCGGGACGGGGCTGGCGGTCCACGACGGCGTCTTCGCCGCACTGCCCGCCCTCTTCGCCCTCCTCGGTGCGGCGCTCATCCAGGTCGGGACCAACTTCGCGAACGACTACTACGACGCCGTCCAGGGCGCGGACACCGAGGCGCGAGAGGGGTTCACGCGGGTGACGGCCTCGGGACTCATCTCCGCGCCGGAGGTGAAGCGCGCGATGTACCTCACCTTCCTCGTCGCCGTCGTCGTCGGCACCTACCTCGTCTCCGTCGGCGGGGTGCCCATCCTCGTCGTGGGACTCCTCTCGGTCCTCTCGGGCATCGCCTACACCGGCGGCCCCTACCCGCTGGGCTACCACGGCCTCGGTGACGTGTTCGTCTTCGTCTTCTTCGGCCTCGTCGCCGTCGTCGGAACGTACTACGTGCAGGCCGCGGCCGTGCTCGCGGGGGCGTTCCCGCTGTGGCTTCCGCCCGATACGGTCACCACGGCAGCCGTCGTCGCCTCGCTTCCCATCGCCGCCATCTCGACGAACATCCTCGTCGTGAACAACCTGCGAGACCGACGAGAAGACGCCCGCACGGGGAAACGAACGCTCGTCGTCCGGTTCGGTGCCCGGTTCGGACGGGCCGAGTACGTCGCGCTGTTCGCACTCGCGTACGCCGTCCCACTCTACCTGTTCACCACCCCCGCGTTCGGGCTGCCGGTACTGCTGCCGCTACTGTCGCTCCCGCTCGCCGCGCTCGTCACCCGGACGGTGCTCACCGAGGAGTCCGGCGCTGCGTTGAACCCCGCGCTCGAACAGAACGGCAAGACGCTCGCACTGTACGCCGCGCTCGCGGCGGTCGGGTTCGCGCTCTGA
- the menD gene encoding 2-succinyl-5-enolpyruvyl-6-hydroxy-3-cyclohexene-1-carboxylic-acid synthase has protein sequence MTAPNRNTLWAEAFVDELVRGGVSAVCITPGSRSTPLTVAFDRHEDVHVFSHLDERSSAFFALGRARRTGEVTPLVCTSGTAAANFHPAVIEASQSRVPLLVLTADRPPELRDSGANQTIDQEKLFGTSTRWYRDVAEPEATDRKLRSLRTTVGRAVAKATGAPAGPVHLNVPFRKPLEPTPVDGDVPDSLSTLAREGRDGDTPFVRTSPGVQEVDEKELRTVARELDTERGLIVAGPADAPGVDAETVAALSHATNFPVLADPLSGLRFGGHVRTTPVVGGYDGFLDERLTEAWPALEVVLRIGASPTSKPLRKYLARTGARQFLVDPAAGWREAEFTATDLVVADPSTLAWRLAQTLGRGSGSNQWKQRWLDADDAHFDEFASSPSFCEGRVLAAVARDAPDPSTLFVSNSMPVRDLDRFGAPVAKSLTVLGNRGASGIDGIVSTALGAGSATTDPLTLVTGDLAYYHDMNGLLALGRCDVDATIVVVNNDGGGIFHMLPIADFEPPFTEQFVTPHGLDFAPTADLYDLSFARVGADGFRDAYAESVAREGTQVIEVETDAEASHRVRSRLKARVVDRLLDAN, from the coding sequence ATGACCGCGCCGAACCGGAACACCCTCTGGGCCGAGGCGTTCGTCGACGAACTCGTCCGCGGCGGCGTCTCCGCGGTGTGTATCACGCCGGGGAGCCGTTCGACCCCCCTCACCGTCGCCTTCGACCGCCACGAGGACGTCCACGTCTTCTCGCACCTCGACGAACGGTCCTCGGCGTTCTTCGCGCTCGGCCGTGCGCGACGGACGGGCGAGGTGACGCCACTCGTCTGCACCTCCGGAACCGCGGCGGCCAACTTCCACCCCGCCGTCATCGAGGCGTCACAGTCGCGTGTCCCACTCCTGGTTTTGACCGCGGACCGCCCACCGGAACTCCGTGACTCGGGCGCGAACCAGACGATCGACCAGGAGAAACTGTTCGGGACGTCGACCCGATGGTACCGCGACGTCGCCGAACCCGAGGCCACCGACCGGAAACTTCGGTCGCTGCGGACGACGGTAGGCCGAGCGGTAGCGAAGGCGACGGGTGCGCCCGCGGGCCCGGTCCACCTCAACGTCCCGTTCCGCAAGCCGCTGGAGCCGACGCCCGTCGACGGCGACGTTCCGGACTCGCTCTCGACACTGGCGCGCGAGGGTCGCGACGGCGACACGCCGTTCGTCCGCACGTCGCCAGGGGTCCAGGAGGTCGACGAGAAAGAACTGCGTACGGTGGCGCGAGAACTCGACACCGAGCGCGGCCTCATCGTCGCCGGACCCGCGGACGCGCCGGGCGTCGACGCCGAGACGGTCGCCGCACTCTCGCACGCGACGAACTTTCCCGTGCTCGCAGACCCGCTCTCCGGCCTCCGGTTCGGCGGGCACGTCCGAACGACGCCCGTCGTCGGCGGCTACGACGGCTTCCTCGACGAGCGGCTCACCGAGGCGTGGCCGGCTCTCGAGGTCGTCCTCCGCATCGGCGCGTCGCCCACGTCCAAACCGCTCCGGAAGTACCTCGCTCGGACGGGGGCGCGGCAGTTCCTCGTCGACCCCGCGGCGGGGTGGCGCGAGGCGGAGTTCACGGCGACGGACCTCGTCGTCGCCGACCCCTCGACGCTCGCGTGGCGGCTCGCACAGACGCTCGGTCGCGGCTCCGGGAGCAACCAGTGGAAACAGCGGTGGCTCGACGCCGACGACGCGCACTTCGACGAGTTCGCGTCGTCGCCGTCGTTCTGTGAGGGCCGCGTGCTGGCGGCCGTCGCACGGGACGCGCCGGACCCGTCCACACTCTTCGTCTCGAACTCCATGCCCGTCCGCGACCTCGACCGCTTCGGCGCGCCGGTCGCGAAATCCCTCACCGTCCTGGGCAACCGCGGCGCGTCGGGCATCGACGGCATCGTCTCGACGGCGCTCGGGGCGGGCAGTGCGACGACCGACCCACTCACGCTGGTGACGGGTGACCTCGCGTACTACCACGACATGAACGGTCTGCTCGCGCTGGGTCGCTGTGACGTCGACGCGACCATCGTCGTCGTGAACAACGACGGCGGCGGCATCTTCCATATGCTCCCCATCGCCGACTTCGAGCCGCCGTTCACCGAGCAGTTCGTCACGCCACACGGGCTGGACTTCGCCCCCACGGCGGACCTGTACGACCTCTCCTTCGCTCGTGTGGGTGCGGACGGGTTCCGTGACGCGTACGCCGAGTCGGTCGCACGCGAGGGGACGCAGGTCATCGAGGTGGAGACCGACGCCGAGGCGAGCCATCGGGTCCGTAGTCGGCTGAAAGCGCGTGTCGTCGACCGGCTGCTCGACGCGAACTGA
- a CDS encoding nucleoside hydrolase: MTRRVIVDTDTAGDDTQALVLSLLSERVTVDAVTVVAGNVEFEYEVENAKYTLDLLGRSDVPVYEGARSPLLKAWEHADQVHGEGGLGGDLFPDTGIDSADGHAVDAIVKRARAAPGEISLLCIGPLTNVALALAREPDLPDLLDEVVVMGGAVGTLGNDTPAAEYNFWVDPDAAKRVVRDLDVTLVDWGLTLRDGFFGPADFERVAALDTPTSEFFETITERHRTFSREQNGTDGVTLPDSLAAACLLAPELVDREARYHVDVDEREGLTRGYSLVDVNGVLDEEPNATVVESVDADRFTEMVHATLAGDAPESVL, translated from the coding sequence ATGACCCGACGAGTAATCGTCGACACGGACACCGCGGGCGACGACACGCAGGCGCTCGTGCTGTCGCTCCTGTCGGAGCGGGTGACGGTCGACGCCGTGACCGTCGTCGCGGGCAACGTGGAGTTCGAGTACGAGGTCGAGAACGCCAAGTACACGCTCGACCTCCTCGGTCGGTCGGACGTCCCCGTCTACGAGGGAGCTCGCTCGCCGCTCCTCAAAGCGTGGGAGCACGCCGACCAGGTCCACGGCGAGGGCGGCCTCGGCGGCGACCTCTTCCCCGACACGGGCATCGACTCCGCCGATGGCCACGCGGTCGACGCCATCGTCAAGCGCGCCCGCGCCGCGCCGGGGGAGATTTCGCTCCTCTGTATCGGTCCGCTCACGAACGTCGCGCTCGCCCTCGCGCGCGAACCCGACCTGCCCGACCTCCTCGACGAGGTCGTCGTCATGGGCGGGGCTGTCGGCACACTCGGCAACGACACGCCCGCCGCCGAGTACAACTTCTGGGTCGACCCCGACGCGGCCAAGCGGGTCGTCCGCGACCTCGACGTGACGCTCGTCGACTGGGGACTCACCCTCAGAGACGGCTTCTTCGGTCCCGCCGACTTCGAGCGGGTCGCCGCGCTCGACACGCCGACGAGCGAGTTCTTCGAGACCATCACCGAGCGTCACCGGACGTTCTCGAGAGAACAGAACGGCACCGACGGCGTCACTCTCCCCGACTCGCTGGCGGCAGCCTGTCTACTCGCCCCCGAGCTCGTCGACCGCGAGGCGCGCTACCACGTCGACGTGGACGAGCGCGAGGGGCTGACGCGTGGGTACAGCCTCGTCGACGTAAACGGCGTGCTGGACGAGGAGCCGAACGCGACGGTCGTCGAATCCGTCGACGCCGACCGGTTCACCGAGATGGTCCACGCGACGCTCGCCGGCGACGCGCCCGAATCGGTGCTGTGA
- a CDS encoding UPF0058 family protein: protein MHKDELLELHEQLVVIKDHFKTREEVPDGLFDEYESLGVDPSHVHKSKSEHKHAVFVLGSALASAMSDDEFSSAGRVGKRMEELAEDAESKL from the coding sequence ATGCACAAGGACGAACTGCTCGAACTCCACGAGCAACTCGTGGTCATCAAAGATCACTTCAAGACGCGCGAGGAGGTCCCCGACGGCCTCTTCGACGAGTACGAGAGCCTCGGCGTCGACCCCTCGCACGTCCACAAGTCGAAGTCGGAGCACAAACACGCCGTCTTCGTCCTCGGGAGCGCGCTCGCCTCGGCGATGTCCGACGACGAGTTCTCCAGCGCCGGTCGCGTCGGCAAGCGGATGGAGGAACTCGCCGAGGACGCCGAGTCGAAGCTCTGA
- a CDS encoding sulfite oxidase-like oxidoreductase yields MHDRRTDVKDLTGLYRTYGDDRLPPGQRETSRFPVLSKSGTPSFDRESWRFEVWGAVDDPLTLSWEEFVALPTERQRQDFHCVTGWSKFDCEFTGVPFTALADAAGVTDDAVHVMFHAMDDYTTNLPLEDCLAEGVLFVTEFDGESLPAEHGGPLRVVTPHKYAYKGAKWVSGVEFLTEPERGYWEKRGYSNTANPWAEERYA; encoded by the coding sequence GTGCACGACCGAAGGACGGATGTGAAAGACCTCACGGGACTCTACCGCACGTACGGCGACGACCGGCTCCCGCCGGGCCAGCGCGAGACGAGTCGATTCCCCGTCCTGTCGAAGTCCGGGACGCCGAGTTTCGACCGCGAGTCGTGGCGGTTCGAGGTGTGGGGTGCCGTCGACGACCCGCTGACACTCTCCTGGGAGGAGTTCGTGGCCCTCCCGACCGAGAGACAGAGACAGGACTTCCACTGTGTCACCGGCTGGAGCAAGTTCGACTGCGAGTTCACCGGTGTGCCCTTCACGGCGCTGGCGGACGCAGCCGGTGTCACCGACGACGCCGTCCACGTCATGTTCCACGCGATGGACGACTACACCACCAACCTGCCGCTCGAGGACTGCCTCGCGGAGGGTGTGTTGTTCGTCACCGAGTTCGACGGCGAGTCGCTGCCCGCAGAACACGGCGGACCGCTCCGCGTCGTCACGCCGCACAAGTACGCGTACAAGGGTGCCAAGTGGGTCTCCGGCGTGGAGTTCCTCACCGAGCCCGAACGGGGGTACTGGGAGAAGCGCGGCTACTCGAACACCGCGAACCCCTGGGCCGAAGAGCGGTACGCCTGA
- a CDS encoding 1,4-dihydroxy-2-naphthoyl-CoA synthase: MVSEIFDGDRWEPVDAAEEFTDVTYHRAADVPAVRIAFDRPAVRNAFRPRTVDELYVALDHARQDPAVGCVLLTGNGPSEKDGGWAFSSGGDQAIRGASGYEYEDDDAQGDADDGAPKVGRLHILEVQRLIRFMPKPVIAVVPGWAVGGGHSLHVVCDLTLASREHAVFKQTDADVASFDGGFGSAYLAHQVGQKKAREIFFLGRDYDAAEAHEMGMVNEVVDHDELEETALAWADEITKKSPTAIRMLKYAFNLDTDGMVGQQVFAGEATRLAYMTDEAQEGRDAFLEKREPEFRKFPWHY; encoded by the coding sequence ATGGTCTCTGAGATTTTCGACGGCGACCGGTGGGAGCCAGTCGACGCGGCCGAGGAGTTCACCGACGTCACCTACCACCGGGCCGCCGACGTGCCCGCGGTCCGCATCGCCTTCGACCGCCCGGCGGTCCGAAACGCCTTCAGGCCCCGGACGGTCGACGAACTGTACGTCGCGCTCGACCACGCCCGGCAGGACCCGGCGGTCGGCTGCGTGCTCCTCACCGGCAACGGCCCCTCGGAGAAAGACGGCGGTTGGGCCTTCTCGTCCGGGGGCGACCAGGCGATTCGGGGGGCGTCGGGGTACGAGTACGAGGACGACGACGCCCAGGGCGACGCGGACGACGGGGCTCCGAAGGTCGGTCGACTCCACATCCTCGAGGTACAGCGACTCATCCGGTTCATGCCCAAACCCGTCATCGCCGTGGTCCCGGGGTGGGCTGTCGGCGGCGGTCACTCGCTGCACGTGGTCTGTGACCTCACGCTCGCCTCGCGCGAGCACGCCGTGTTCAAGCAGACCGACGCCGACGTCGCCTCCTTCGACGGCGGATTCGGCTCGGCGTACCTCGCTCATCAGGTCGGGCAGAAGAAGGCCCGCGAGATATTCTTCCTCGGGCGCGACTACGATGCCGCCGAAGCCCACGAGATGGGGATGGTGAACGAAGTCGTGGACCACGACGAACTGGAGGAGACGGCGCTGGCGTGGGCCGACGAGATTACGAAGAAGTCGCCGACGGCGATTCGGATGCTCAAGTACGCGTTCAACCTCGACACCGACGGGATGGTCGGCCAACAGGTGTTCGCGGGCGAGGCCACGCGGTTGGCGTACATGACCGACGAGGCCCAGGAGGGCAGAGATGCCTTCCTGGAGAAGCGCGAGCCTGAATTTCGAAAGTTCCCCTGGCACTACTAG
- a CDS encoding HTH domain-containing protein: MNPMGENLDVLSELPVHGEVTMTLRTRTPVCGARTTVINRLGRLRAAGVIEEFEVQTWPDEVVLSDGATTDDAVQTFERFERWADERGVSVRPAFDVRTLSSLVGRSREVLTLPMMSLAVRSGDDLVGVFPSQRGERTWTIGDCLDAYERHLDGGRGADGEPASP, translated from the coding sequence ATGAACCCGATGGGGGAGAACCTGGACGTTCTGTCTGAACTGCCCGTGCACGGCGAGGTGACGATGACGCTCCGGACGCGGACGCCCGTCTGTGGCGCGCGGACGACGGTCATCAATCGGCTGGGCCGGCTCCGGGCCGCCGGCGTCATCGAGGAGTTCGAGGTGCAGACGTGGCCCGACGAGGTGGTACTCTCGGACGGGGCGACGACGGACGACGCGGTGCAGACGTTCGAGCGCTTCGAACGCTGGGCCGACGAACGAGGTGTGAGCGTCCGCCCGGCGTTCGACGTCCGGACGCTCTCGTCGCTCGTCGGGCGGAGTCGTGAGGTCCTCACGCTCCCGATGATGAGCCTCGCCGTCCGGTCGGGCGACGACCTCGTCGGCGTGTTCCCTTCACAGCGCGGGGAACGGACGTGGACCATCGGCGACTGCCTGGACGCGTACGAGCGTCACCTCGACGGTGGGCGGGGGGCCGACGGAGAACCAGCCAGCCCGTAG